Proteins encoded together in one Prunus dulcis chromosome 3, ALMONDv2, whole genome shotgun sequence window:
- the LOC117621907 gene encoding receptor-like protein 7, with protein MESWWSKFISVCSFILLLLNATHCFSPVQNQALGQVDECSALLQFKESFAINKSVSADPLAYPKVSFWTREGDGNRSNCCSWDGVECDEDFGHVVGLDLRSSFLYGSINSSNTLFRLVHLQWLDLSDNHFNFSQIPSRFGDDLSSLTYLNLSNSLFSGEIPPEISKLSKLSTLDLSFNYQKVDDDSFPLKLTNANMRSLVQNLTAIKQLHLNWVEMYSTVPDILVNASSLTSLQLGGCGLNGEFPIGIFHLPNLEVLHLLHNSNLTGYFPNFNRSNALKKLDVADTNFSGQLPNSLGNLHSLNFLDISLCYFHPNVPSSIGNLTQLSYLSMYSFNDVSKGKLSVSFSWVGKLTKLYHLDLTETNIKGEFPSFVSNLTQLELLDLYDNEISGQIPSWLMKLTQLTSLNLGVNNLQGPIPRSLFQLKNLEYLYLSSNNLSGLVEFDQFSKLKKLKGLLLSYNMLSVEIRNDLSATLPKLQTLALGACNLTEFPKFLKNQSELTELDLSGNYIHGPIPKWFWNATIETLLELRLDGNFLTGFDQYPGILPWTNLIALRLGFNMLQGPLPIPPESIRFYDVRNNTYTGEISTLFCNFNYLQLLDLSNNHLSGMIPKCLGNSTVLELLALHNNFFHGYIPPICPSKTSLRIVDFSYNQLQGKLPRGVMNCTQLEVLNFANNHMSDIFPSWLGALPELRILILRSNGFHGVIGKPATKHEFPKLHIIDLSNNGFSGMLPSNYLEIWNSMKSVEENQQTYFGVNTDDVGGRYFYSSYAMTINGKGIELKYESTPSLLTLVDLSSNRFEGEIPEGPVGNLRGLVLLNLSNNSLTGHIPSSLGDLAFLESLDLSQNQLSGRIPSNLVQLTFLAYFNVSHNHLSGPIPLGNQFDTFQEDSYEGNSGLCGKYLPKKCEDSESLTRPPPSIVEEDEDSVFQTALDWYVVVPGVVSGLIVGVIAGNIWTTEKHEWFVETFSRRRKPRGTRARRGRRT; from the coding sequence ATGGAATCGTGGTGGTCGAAGTTTATTTCTGTATGTAGTTTTATTTTGCTATTACTCAATGCCACTCACTGTTTTTCACCTGTACAGAATCAGGCACTTGGCCAGGTTGATGAGTGCTCAGCCTTGCTGCAGTTCAAGGAAAGCTTTGCAATTAACAAATCTGTTTCTGCAGATCCTCTTGCTTATCCGAAGGTTTCATTTTGGACGCGAGAAGGAGATGGGAATCGGAGTAATTGTTGTTCATGGGATGGTGTAGAGTGTGATGAGGACTTTGGCCATGTTGTCGGCCTTGATCTCCGTAGCAGCTTTCTCTACGGTTCTATCAATTCCAGCAACACTCTCTTCCGCCTTGTTCACTTGCAGTGGCTTGACCTCTCAGATAAtcacttcaatttctctcaAATACCATCAAGGTTCGGTGATGATCTTTCGAGTCTAACATATCTCAACCTTTCAAATTCCTTGTTTTCCGGAGAAATTCCACCAGAAATTTCAAAGTTATCGAAGCTGTCTACCCTTGATCTGTCTTTCAATTATCAGAAAGTTGATGATGACAGTTTCCCTTTGAAACTGACCAATGCCAACATGAGAAGCCTGGTTCAGAACTTGACCGCCATAAAACAACTTCATCTTAATTGGGTAGAGATGTACTCCACTGTGCCTGATATCTTGGTCAATGCATCTTCTCTCACATCTCTCCAACTTGGCGGTTGTGGGTTGAATGGGGAATTCCCAATTGGCATTTTCCACCTACCAAACTTAGAGGTTCTCCATCTGCTCCATAATTCAAACCTCACCGGTTATTTTCCTAACTTTAACAGGAGCAATGCCCTCAAGAAATTGGATGTTGCCGACACGAATTTCTCTGGCCAACTGCCTAACTCCCTCGGAAACCTTCATTCCTTAAATTTTTTGGACATCTCTTTGTGTTATTTTCATCCCAATGTTCCATCTTCAATCGGAAACCTTACCCAACTCAGTTACCTTTCCATGTATTCATTTAATGACGTTTCCAAAGGCAAGCtatctgtttctttttcttgggttgGAAAACTAACCAAACTCTACCACTTGGACCTTACAGAGACCAACATAAAGGGAGAATTCCCATCTTTTGTGTCTAACCTGACACAACTTGAACTTCTAGACTTGTACGATAATGAAATATCTGGTCAAATCCCATCTTGGCTTATGAAGTTGACCCAGTTAACCAGTCTAAACCTTGGCGTTAACAATTTGCAAGGACCAATTCCTAGGTCGCTCTTCCAACTCAAAAATCTTGAATATCTTTATCTTTCCAGTAATAACTTGAGTGGGTTGGTTGAGTTTGATCAGTTTTCCAAGCTCAAAAAGTTGAAGGGCCTTCTATTATCTTACAACATGTTATCTGTGGAGATCAGAAATGATTTAAGTGCTACTCTTCCAAAGCTTCAAACTCTAGCACTGGGCGCCTGCAACTTAACAGAGttcccaaaatttttgaaaaatcaatCCGAATTGACTGAGCTAGACCTTTCTGGCAACTATATTCACGGCCCAATACCGAAATGGTTTTGGAATGCAACTATTGAAACTTTGTTGGAACTCCGTCTCGATGGGAACTTTTTGACAGGATTTGACCAATATCCAGGCATTCTCCCATGGACAAATCTGATCGCTCTGAGACTTGGGTTTAACATGTTACAAGGACCTCTGCCAATTCCACCGGAATCAATCAGATTCTATGATGTCAGAAACAACACATATACTGGAGAAATTTCAACTCTGTTCTGCAACTTCAATTATCTCCAACTTCTCGACTTGTCCAACAACCACCTCAGTGGCATGATTCCAAAATGTTTGGGTAACTCTACTGTTTTGGAATTATTGGCCCTgcataacaatttttttcatggATATATTCCTCCAATATGTCCAAGCAAAACTAGTCTGAGAATTGTTGATTTTAGTTATAATCAGTTGCAGGGGAAGCTACCAAGAGGGGTGATGAATTGTACTCAGTTAGAGGTTCTTAATTTTGCAAACAATCATATGAGTGACATCTTCCCATCTTGGTTAGGGGCACTTCCAGAATTAAGGATTCTCATTTTGCGGTCTAATGGATTTCATGGCGTAATTGGGAAGCCTGCAACTAAACATGAGTTCCCAAAGTTGCACATCATTGACTTATCTAACAATGGTTTCTCAGGTATGCTGCCCTCTAACTACTTAGAGATTTGGAATTCCATGAAATCTGTTGAAGAAAATCAGCAAACTTATTTTGGTGTAAATACGGATGACGTCGGTGGACGATACTTTTATTCTTCTTACGCAATGACAATAAATGGAAAAGGTATTGAGTTGAAATATGAAAGTACCCCTTCTCTTCTCACACTCGTAGATCTGTCAAGTAATAGATTTGAAGGAGAGATTCCAGAAGGTCCCGTTGGGAACCTAAGAGGCCTTGTTTTGCTGAACCTTTCCAACAACTCTCTCACTGGTCACATCCCCTCATCTTTAGGGGACTTGGCTTTTCTCGAATCGTTAGATCTCTCCCAGAACCAGCTCTCAGGAAGGATCCCGAGTAATTTGGTACAACTCACTTTCCTTGCATATTTTAATGTATCCCATAACCATCTCTCCGGGCCTATACCACTTGGCAATCAATTCGATACATTCCAGGAGGACTCGTACGAAGGAAACTCAGGTCTGTGTGGAAAGTATCTGCCGAAGAAATGTGAAGATTCTGAGAGCTTAACGCGGCCACCACCATCAATcgtggaagaagatgaagactCTGTATTTCAAACTGCACTAGATTGGTACGTGGTTGTGCCAGGAGTTGTTAGTGGTCTGATAGTTGGAGTGATTGCTGGGAACATATGGACGACAGAGAAGCACGAATGGTTTGTGGAGACATTTAGCAGGAGGAGGAAGCCAAGAGGAACAAGGGCTAGGAGGGGACGCAGAACTTAG
- the LOC117622081 gene encoding long chain acyl-CoA synthetase 8-like translates to MEQLYFCLTKTALFTSVLPLYIISGLAKNLIGIWKHHKLDNGQSKELLMLLERCSIGYGSALTFTDNSNKIKKGTKGDATILKPTIMTAVPAILDRVRDGVLKKVEEKGGLAKNLFNFGFRRRLAAVEGSWFGAWGLERMVWDAVVFTKIRSILGGRIRFMLCGGAPLSAESQRFINICMGAPIGQGYGLTETFAGATFSEWDDTTVGRVGPPLPCGYIKLVSWKEGGYLASDKPMPRGEIVVGGFSVTAGYFKNQEKTDEVYKVDEKGMRWFYTGDIGMFHPDGCLEIIDRKKDIVKLQHGEYISLGKVEASLQSSNYVDNIMAYADPSHNYCIALVVPARQALEKWAQEADIKYNDFSELCGKAETVTEVQQSLSKVAKAAKLDKFETPAKIQLLADPWTPESGLVTAAMKIKREQIKSKFKNELQKLYA, encoded by the exons ATGGAGCAACTATATTTCTGCCTTACCAAGACAGCCTTATTCACTTCTGTATTG CCTTTATATATCATTTCAGGACTCGCGAAGAACTTGATCGGTATTTGGAAGCATCACAAATTAGACAACGGGCAATCGAAAGAGTTACTAATGTTGTTGGAAC GTTGTTCAATTGGTTATGGTTCAGCATTGACTTTCACAGacaattcaaataaaattaagaaaggaACCAAGGGAGATGCAACTATTTTAAAGCCAACCATCATGACAGCAGTTCCTGCTATTTTAGATCGTGTTCGAGATGGAGTTCTGAAAAAG GTTGAGGAGAAAGGTGGGCTAGCAAAGAATCTTTTTAACTTCGGATTTAGACGGCGACTGGCAGCTGTAGAAGGAAGCTGGTTTGGGGCTTGGGGTTTGGAAAGGATGGTGTGGGATGCCGTTGTCTTCACAAAGATACGCTCAATACTCGGAGGACGCATTCGCTTTATGCTTTGTGGTGGTGCTCCATTGTCTGCTGAGTCACAGCGGTTCATCAATATCTGCATGGG GGCTCCTATTGGGCAAGGATATGGCTTGACAGAAACATTTGCTGGAGCTACATTTTCTGAGTGGGATGACACAACAGTGGGCCGTGTTGGCCCACCCCTTCCTTGTGGCTACATTAAG CTTGTTTCTTGGAAAGAAGGAGGATACTTGGCATCTGACAAGCCTATGCCTCGTGGGGAGATTGTAGTAGGGGGATTTAGTGTAACTGCTGGTTACTTTAAGAATCAAGAAAAGACTGATGAGGTGTATAAG GTTGATGAGAAGGGCATGCGCTGGTTTTATACGGGTGACATTGGAATGTTTCATCCTGATGGATGCCTTGAAATTATAGATAGGAAGAAGGATATCGTTAAACTCCAGCATGGAGAGTACATTTCCCTTGGAAAG GTTGAGGCTTCGTTACAATCAAGTAATTACGTGGATAATATTATGGCATATGCAGATCCCTCCCACAACTACTGCATAGCTTTAGTTGTCCCTGCACGTCAGGCCCTCGAGAAGTGGGCCCAAGAAGCCGACATCAAATACAATGATTTTTCTGAGCTGTGTGGAAAAGCTGAAACAGTCACTGAGGTTCAGCAATCCCTCTCTAAG GTAGCAAAGGCAGCAAAATTGGACAAGTTTGAAACTCCTGCAAAGATTCAGTTGCTAGCCGATCCATGGACACCCGAGTCTGGATTGGTTACTGCTGCTATGAAGATTAAGAGGGAACAGATCAAGTCCAAGTTCAAAAATGAGCTGCAGAAGTTGTATGCGTGA
- the LOC117622080 gene encoding uncharacterized protein LOC117622080 has translation MLANANLICCNFFSTFPSLPLKNPTFRTSLQTQNLKARISHSKTTSKVSIFSGTHNGKTSIFTFQKGPLQICQSTLNSQKPEDPVLNESASLESELGKSENGADGGSWTTSVLLFVLWGALLYYVFNLAPDQTPSQDMYFLKKLLNLKGDDGFRMNEVLVSVWYIMGLWPLVYSMLLLPTGRSSKSKVPVWPFLILSFFGGAYALLPYFVLWRPPPPPVDESELTKWPLNFLESKLTAWISLAAGLGIVIYAGLADGADWKEYYQYFNGSKFIHVMSLDFTLLSAFAPFWVYNDMTSRKWFDKGFWLLFVSLVPLIGPALYLALRPSLSTEANSPSPTDPKLHHEEDG, from the exons ATGTTGGCTAATGCCAACCTCATCTGCTGCAACTTCTTCTCCACCTTCCCATCTCTTCCTCTCAAAAACCCAACTTTCAGAACTTCATTACAAACCCAAAACCTAAAGGCCAGAATTTCACATTCCAAAACAACCTCAAAAGTTTCAATCTTTTCTGGAACCCACAATGGTAAAACTTCAATCTTTACATTTCAAAAGGGTCCTCTTCAAATTTGTCAGAGTACCTTAAATAGTCAGAAACCAGAAGACCCAGTTCTGAACGAGAGTGCTTCCTTGGAAAGTGAACTTGGTAAGAGTGAAAATGGTGCTGATGGAGGGAGCTGGACAACCTCAGTTTTGCTCTTTGTGTTGTGGGGTGCACTGCTGTACTATGTGTTCAATCTTGCTCCAGACCAGACCCCG TCACAGGACATGTATTTCTTAAAGAAACTCTTGAATTTGAAGGGAGATGATGGTTTCAGAATGAATGAAGTTCTCGTGTCCGTCTGGTACATAATGGGTTTGTGGCCTTTGGTGTATAGCATGTTGCTGCTTCCAACAGGGAGAAG CTCAAAAAGCAAAGTTCCTGTCTGGCCTTTCTTGATACTTTCATTCTTTGGTGGGGCTTATGCTCTTCTTCCCTATTTTGTGCTTTGgagaccaccaccacctcctgtTGATGAAAGTGAGCTGACAAAATGGCCTCTCAACTTTCTTGAATCTAAATTAACTGCTTGG ATATCACTTGCTGCAGGACTGGGCATCGTTATCTATGCAGGTCTAGCCGATGGGGCTGACTGGAAGGAATATTATCAGTACTTCAATGGAAGTAAATTT ATCCATGTGATGAGCCTTGATTTCACTCTGCTATCTGCATTTGCTCCATTCTGGGTCTATAACGATATGACGTCCCGGAAATG GTTTGACAAAGGTTTTTGGCTTCTCTTTGTGTCATTGGTGCCACTCATAGGCCCTGCTCTGTATCTTGCCTTACGGCCATCTCTATCAACAGAAGCTAATTCACCGAGCCCTACTGATCCGAAATTGCACCATGAAGAAGATGGATGA
- the LOC117621908 gene encoding receptor-like protein 7 yields MGMESWWSKFISVCSFILLLLNATHCFSPVQNQALGRVDECSALLEFKESFAINKSVSADPLAYPKVSFWTREGDGNRSNCCSWDGVECDEDFGHVVGLDLRSSCLYGSINSSNTLFRLVHLQRLDLSDNHFNFSQIPSRFGHDLSSLTYLNLSNSLFSGEIPPEISKLSKLSTLDLSFNYQKVDDDSFPLKLTNANMRSLVQNLTAIKQLHLNWVEMYSTVPDILVNASSLTSLQLGGCGLNGEFPIGIFHLPNLEVLHLLHNSNLTGYFPNFNRSNALKKLDVADTNFSGQLPNSLGNLHSLNFLDISLCYFHPNVPSSIGNLTQLSYLSMYSFNDVSKGKLSVSFSWVGKLTKLYHLDLTETNIKGEFPSFVSNLTQLELLDLYDNEISGQIPSWLMKLTQLTSLNLGVNNLQGPIPRSLFQLKNLEYLYLSSNNLSGLVEFDQFSKLKKLKGLLLSYNMLSVEIRNDLSATLPKLQTLALGACNLTEFPKFLKNQSELTELDLSGNYIHGPIPKWFWNATIETLLELRLDGNFLTGFDQYPGILPWTNLIALRLGFNMLQGPLPIPPESIRFYDVRNNTYTGEISTLFCNFNYLQLLDLSNNHLSGMIPKCLGNSTVLELLALHNNFFHGYIPPICPSKTSLRIVDFSYNQLQGKLPRGVMNCTQLEVLNFANNHMSDIFPSWLGALPELRILILRSNGFHGVIGKPATKHEFPKLHIIDLSNNGFSGMLPSNYLEIWNSMKSVEENQQTYFGVNTDDVGGRYFYSSYAMTINGKGIELKYESTPSLLTLVDLSSNRFEGEIPEGPVGNLRGLVLLNLSNNSLTGHIPSSLGDLAFLESLDLSQNQLSGRIPSNLVQLTFLAYFNVSHNHLSGPIPLGNQFDTFQEDSYEGNSGLCGKYLPKKCEDSESLTRPPPSIVEEDEDSVFQTALDWYVVVPGVVSGLIVGVIAGNIWTTEKHEWFVETFSRRRKPRGTRARRGRRT; encoded by the coding sequence ATGGGAATGGAATCGTGGTGGTCGAAGTTTATTTCTGTATGTAGTTTTATTTTGCTATTACTCAATGCCACTCACTGTTTTTCACCTGTACAGAATCAGGCACTTGGCCGGGTTGATGAGTGCTCAGCCTTGCTGGAGTTCAAGGAAAGCTTTGCAATTAACAAGTCTGTTTCTGCAGATCCTCTTGCTTATCCGAAGGTTTCATTTTGGACGCGAGAAGGAGATGGGAATCGGAGTAATTGTTGTTCCTGGGATGGTGTAGAGTGTGATGAGGACTTTGGCCATGTTGTCGGCCTTGATCTCCGTAGCAGCTGTCTCTACGGCTCTATCAATTCCAGCAACACTCTCTTCCGCCTTGTTCACTTGCAGAGGCTTGACCTCTCAGATAAtcacttcaatttctctcaAATACCATCAAGATTTGGTCATGATCTTTCGAGTCTAACATATCTCAACCTTTCCAATTCCTTGTTTTCCGGAGAAATTCCACCAGAAATTTCAAAGTTATCGAAGCTGTCTACCCTTGATCTGTCTTTCAATTATCAGAAAGTTGATGATGACAGTTTCCCTTTGAAACTGACCAATGCCAACATGAGAAGCCTGGTTCAGAACTTGACCGCCATAAAACAACTTCATCTTAATTGGGTAGAGATGTACTCCACTGTGCCTGATATCTTGGTCAATGCATCTTCTCTCACATCTCTCCAACTTGGCGGTTGTGGGTTGAATGGGGAATTCCCAATTGGCATTTTCCACCTACCAAACTTAGAGGTTCTCCATCTGCTCCATAATTCAAACCTCACCGGTTATTTTCCTAACTTTAACAGGAGCAATGCCCTCAAGAAATTGGATGTTGCCGACACGAATTTCTCTGGCCAACTGCCTAACTCCCTCGGAAACCTTCATTCCTTAAATTTTTTGGACATCTCTTTGTGTTATTTTCATCCCAATGTTCCATCTTCAATCGGAAACCTTACCCAACTCAGTTACCTTTCCATGTATTCATTTAATGACGTTTCCAAAGGCAAGCtatctgtttctttttcttgggttgGAAAACTAACCAAACTCTACCACTTGGACCTTACAGAGACCAACATAAAGGGAGAATTCCCATCTTTTGTGTCTAACCTGACACAACTTGAACTTCTAGACTTGTACGATAATGAAATATCTGGTCAAATCCCATCTTGGCTTATGAAGTTGACCCAGTTAACCAGTCTAAACCTTGGCGTTAACAATTTGCAAGGACCAATTCCTAGGTCGCTCTTCCAACTCAAAAATCTTGAATATCTTTATCTTTCCAGTAATAACTTGAGTGGGTTGGTTGAGTTTGATCAGTTTTCCAAGCTCAAAAAGTTGAAGGGCCTTCTATTATCTTACAACATGTTATCTGTGGAGATCAGAAATGATTTAAGTGCTACTCTTCCAAAGCTTCAAACTCTAGCACTGGGCGCCTGCAACTTAACAGAGttcccaaaatttttgaaaaatcaatCCGAATTGACTGAGCTAGACCTTTCTGGCAACTATATTCACGGCCCAATACCGAAATGGTTTTGGAATGCAACTATTGAAACTTTGTTGGAACTCCGTCTCGATGGGAACTTTTTGACAGGATTTGACCAATATCCAGGCATTCTCCCATGGACAAATCTGATCGCTCTGAGACTTGGGTTTAACATGTTACAAGGACCTCTGCCAATTCCACCGGAATCAATCAGATTCTATGATGTCAGAAACAACACATATACTGGAGAAATTTCAACTCTGTTCTGCAACTTCAATTATCTCCAACTTCTCGACTTGTCCAACAACCACCTCAGTGGCATGATTCCAAAATGTTTGGGTAACTCTACTGTTTTGGAATTATTGGCCCTgcataacaatttttttcatggATATATTCCTCCAATATGTCCAAGCAAAACTAGTCTGAGAATTGTTGATTTTAGTTATAATCAGTTGCAGGGGAAGCTACCAAGAGGGGTGATGAATTGTACTCAGTTAGAGGTTCTTAATTTTGCAAACAATCATATGAGTGACATCTTCCCATCTTGGTTAGGGGCACTTCCAGAATTAAGGATTCTCATTTTGCGGTCTAATGGATTTCATGGCGTAATTGGGAAGCCTGCAACTAAACATGAGTTCCCAAAGTTGCACATCATTGACTTATCTAACAATGGTTTCTCAGGTATGCTGCCCTCTAACTACTTAGAGATTTGGAATTCCATGAAATCTGTTGAAGAAAATCAGCAAACTTATTTTGGTGTAAATACGGATGACGTCGGTGGACGATACTTTTATTCTTCTTACGCAATGACAATAAATGGAAAAGGTATTGAGTTGAAATATGAAAGTACCCCTTCTCTTCTCACACTCGTAGATCTGTCAAGTAATAGATTTGAAGGAGAGATTCCAGAAGGTCCCGTTGGGAACCTAAGAGGCCTTGTTTTGCTGAACCTTTCCAACAACTCTCTCACTGGTCACATCCCCTCATCTTTAGGGGACTTGGCTTTTCTCGAATCGTTAGATCTCTCCCAGAACCAGCTCTCAGGAAGGATCCCGAGTAATTTGGTACAACTCACTTTCCTTGCATATTTTAATGTATCCCATAACCATCTCTCCGGGCCTATACCACTTGGCAATCAATTCGATACATTCCAGGAGGACTCGTACGAAGGAAACTCAGGTCTGTGTGGAAAGTATCTGCCGAAGAAATGTGAAGATTCTGAGAGCTTAACGCGGCCACCACCATCAATcgtggaagaagatgaagactCTGTATTTCAAACTGCACTAGATTGGTACGTGGTTGTGCCAGGAGTTGTTAGTGGTCTGATAGTTGGAGTGATTGCTGGGAACATATGGACGACAGAGAAGCACGAATGGTTTGTGGAGACATTTAGCAGGAGGAGGAAGCCAAGAGGAACAAGGGCTAGGAGGGGACGCAGAACTTAG
- the LOC117623457 gene encoding ribulose-1,5 bisphosphate carboxylase/oxygenase large subunit N-methyltransferase, chloroplastic: MAEASRVLQTTLIPSFHPQHRSPIFQSLPLNFRRNPIQCTVSTSNSTKATVPQKIPWGCESDSLENASALQKWLTDSGLPPQKMALQKVEVGERGLVALKNIRKGEKLLFVPPSLFITADSEWTCGEAGKVLKQNGVPDWPFLATYLISEASSLESSRWSNYISALPRQPYSLLYWTREELDRYLEASQIRQRAIERVTNVVGTYNDLRLRIFSKYPALFPEEVFNIETFKWSFGILFSRLVRLPSLGGKVALVPWADMLNHSCEVDAFLDYDKSSQGVVFSTDVSYEPGEQVFISYGKKSNGELLLSYGFVPREGTNPRDSVELSLSISKSDKCYKEKLEALRKHGLSASQCYPIQVTGWPLELMAYAYLAVSPPSMSGQFEEMAAAASNKSTTKKDLRYSEIEEEALQFILDSCEVSISKYNKFLQASGSMDLDVTSPKQLNRRLFLKQLAVDLSTSERRILFRAQYILRRRLRDMRRGELRALTIFNGFRKFFK; this comes from the exons ATGGCTGAAGCTTCAAGAGTTCTGCAGACCACTCTCATTCCCAGCTTCCATCCACAACACAGAAGTCCCATATTTCAGTCACTCCCATTGAATTTCCGCAGAAACCCAATTCAGTGCACAGTCTCCACAAGTAACAGCACCAAAGCCACAGTGCCCCAGAAAATCCCATGGGGCTGTGAAAGTGATTCTTTGGAAAACGCTTCTGCCCTGCAGAAATGGCTGACTGACTCGGGCCTTCCACCCCAGAAAATGGCCCTGCAAAAAGTGGAAGTTGGGGAGAGAGGACTGGTTGCTTTGAAGAATATAAGGAAGGGGGAGAAGCTGCTCTTTGTGCCTCCCTCTCTGTTTATCACTGCAGACTCA GAGTGGACTTGTGGGGAGGCTGGTAAGGTGTTGAAGCAAAATGGTGTGCCTGACTGGCCATTTCTTGCAACCTATCTGATTAGTGAAGCAAGTTCCCTTGAATCTTCTAGATGGAGCAACTATATTTCTGCCTTACCAAGACAGCCTTATTCACTTCTGTATTG GACTCGCGAAGAACTTGATCGGTATTTGGAAGCATCACAAATTAGACAACGGGCAATCGAAAGAGTTACTAATGTTGTTGGAAC ATACAATGATTTAAGGCTTAGAATTTTCTCCAAGTATCCTGCTTTATTTCCTGAAGAG GTATTCAACATAGAAACCTTCAAATGGTCATTTGGAATTCTTTTCTCACGCTTG GTTCGGTTACCCTCGTTGGGTGGAAAGGTTGCCTTGGTTCCTTGGGCAGATATGCTGAACCATAGTTGTGAG GTAGACGCATTTTTGGACTACGATAAATCATCACAGGGAGTTGTCTTTTCAACAGATGTGTCATATGAGCCAGGTGAGCAG GTTTTTATTTCCTATGGCAAGAAATCTAATGGAGAGCTACTGTTATCCTATGGGTTTGTCCCAAGGGAGGGCACCAACCCTAGAGATTCTGTTGAGTTGTCACTTTCCATTTCAAAATCTGACAAATGTTATAAGGAGAAGTTGGAAGCTTTGAGAAAGCATGGACTATCAGC ATCTCAATGTTATCCTATACAAGTCACTGGTTGGCCATTGGAGCTAATGGCATATGCTTATTTAGCCGTCAGTCCTCCAAGTATGAGTGGACAATTTGAAGAG ATGGCTGCTGCAGCATCCAACAAATCTACCACCAAGAAGGATTTAAGATACAGTGAAATAGAGGAAGAAGCGCTTCAGTTCATATTGGACAGTTGTGAAGTTAGCATATCAAAGTATAACAAATTCTTACAG GCAAGTGGATCAATGGATTTGGATGTGACATCTCCGAAGCAACTAAACCGAAGGTTGTTTCTGAAACAGCTAGCAGTAGACTTGTCTACCAGTGAACGGAGAATCCTATTTCGTGCTCAATAC ATACTGAGAAGGAGATTGAGGGATATGAGAAGAGGTGAACTGAGAGCTCTAACAATCTTCAACGGGTTCAGGAAGTTTTTCAAGTGA